In a single window of the Streptomyces sp. HUAS ZL42 genome:
- a CDS encoding iron ABC transporter substrate-binding protein: MRRPTARRITALATAGLLFPALTACGTGDKDSEDQSGGSSLVIYSGRNEKLVKPLLDKLEKAVGTKVEVRYGDSAELAAQILEEGDRTKAGLFFSQDAGALGALSKEGMLQKLPQATLDEVGNAYRGSDGDWVGLSGRVRVIAYNPDKVGEGEVPDSVFDVVKPQWKGQVGFAPTNASFQAFVTGMRVLKGDDVTRKWLEDLKANGAKTYAHNLATLDSVESGEVSLGLVNHYYWYERVAEKGEDKVNAKLKFLPGKDPGALINVAGAGILKDSGQSAAAQKAVDYLLSKEAQAYFADETKEYPLAAGVTSKVEGLPPFESLESPDIDLGKLESLQETLAMLQDVGLV, encoded by the coding sequence ATGCGACGCCCCACGGCTCGTCGGATCACCGCGCTGGCCACGGCCGGGCTGCTGTTCCCCGCACTCACCGCGTGCGGGACCGGCGACAAGGACAGCGAGGATCAGAGCGGGGGCTCCTCCCTCGTCATCTACTCCGGCCGCAACGAGAAGCTGGTCAAGCCACTTCTGGACAAGCTGGAGAAGGCTGTCGGCACCAAGGTCGAGGTTCGCTACGGCGACAGCGCGGAACTGGCCGCCCAGATCCTGGAGGAGGGCGACCGCACGAAGGCGGGGCTGTTCTTCTCCCAGGACGCAGGCGCACTGGGCGCCCTGTCCAAGGAAGGCATGCTGCAGAAGCTCCCGCAGGCCACCCTGGACGAAGTCGGCAACGCCTACCGTGGCTCCGACGGCGACTGGGTCGGCCTCTCGGGACGCGTCCGCGTGATCGCCTACAACCCGGACAAGGTCGGCGAGGGCGAGGTCCCGGACAGCGTGTTCGACGTGGTGAAGCCGCAGTGGAAGGGCCAGGTGGGCTTCGCGCCGACCAACGCCTCCTTCCAGGCGTTCGTCACCGGTATGCGGGTCCTCAAGGGCGACGACGTCACCCGCAAGTGGCTTGAGGACCTGAAGGCGAACGGCGCCAAGACGTACGCCCACAACCTCGCGACCCTGGACTCCGTCGAGTCCGGCGAGGTCTCCTTGGGCCTGGTCAACCACTACTACTGGTACGAGCGGGTCGCCGAGAAGGGCGAGGACAAGGTCAACGCCAAGCTCAAGTTCCTGCCCGGCAAGGACCCCGGTGCGCTGATCAACGTCGCCGGTGCCGGCATCCTCAAGGACAGCGGGCAGAGCGCGGCGGCGCAGAAGGCGGTGGACTACCTGCTGTCGAAGGAGGCGCAGGCCTACTTCGCGGACGAGACGAAGGAGTACCCGCTGGCCGCGGGAGTCACGAGCAAGGTCGAGGGCCTGCCGCCGTTCGAGTCCCTGGAGTCCCCCGACATCGACCTCGGCAAGCTGGAGTCCCTGCAGGAGACGCTGGCCATGCTCCAGGACGTCGGACTGGTCTGA
- a CDS encoding acyl-CoA thioesterase, whose protein sequence is MQPYYEYRHLVGFEDTNLVGNVYYVNYLRWQGRCREMFLRDHAPDVLADIQDDLKLFTLKVDCEFFAEITAFDELSIRMRLDDLTQTQVAFSFDYVRVRQDGTEDLVARGQQRIACMRGPNNDTRPARVPEALRTALAPYSARQGVQLVDTTSGART, encoded by the coding sequence ATGCAGCCGTACTACGAGTACCGCCACCTGGTCGGTTTCGAGGACACCAACCTGGTCGGCAACGTCTACTACGTCAACTACCTTCGTTGGCAGGGGCGGTGCCGTGAGATGTTCCTGCGGGACCACGCGCCCGACGTGCTCGCGGACATCCAGGACGACCTGAAACTCTTCACCCTCAAGGTCGACTGCGAGTTCTTTGCGGAGATCACGGCGTTCGACGAGCTGTCGATCCGCATGCGCCTCGACGACCTGACTCAGACCCAGGTGGCCTTCAGTTTCGACTACGTCCGCGTGCGGCAGGACGGAACCGAGGACCTTGTGGCTCGGGGACAGCAACGGATCGCGTGCATGCGCGGCCCGAACAACGACACCCGTCCGGCCCGGGTGCCGGAGGCGCTACGCACTGCGCTGGCGCCCTACTCGGCGCGGCAAGGTGTACAACTCGTCGACACGACGAGCGGGGCCAGGACATGA
- a CDS encoding ABC transporter ATP-binding protein, giving the protein MNELHVEGLTKSYGAGEPVLRGLELTVPAGALAAVLGPSGCGKTTLLRIAAGFLHAEAGTVRLGDRILVGPGVHVPPEHRRIGMVPQEGALFPHLNVARNVAFGLTGTDRAERRRRTEEMLELVGLAGYGDRMPHELSGGQQQRVALARALAPRPELVLLDEPFNALDSALRTEVRSDVRAALRATGATAVLVTHDQQEALSTADLVAVVRDGRVAQCDTPQNLYRRPADPWIADFVGDAVLLPATVEADGTARTALGPVPLVAPPADLRAGTVLLRPEQLRLTDADAKGAVNGTVTDICYYGHDAMVSVTVEGHDAPIAIRVAGPLPVGPGEETGVRVVGEAGLHA; this is encoded by the coding sequence ATGAACGAACTGCACGTCGAAGGGCTCACCAAGTCCTACGGAGCCGGAGAACCGGTCCTGCGCGGGCTCGAACTCACCGTGCCCGCAGGCGCGTTGGCTGCCGTCCTTGGCCCCTCCGGCTGCGGCAAGACCACCCTCCTGCGGATCGCCGCCGGATTCCTGCACGCCGAGGCGGGCACCGTCCGCCTCGGCGACCGCATCCTCGTGGGCCCCGGCGTCCACGTGCCGCCGGAGCACCGCCGCATCGGCATGGTGCCCCAGGAGGGCGCCCTCTTCCCGCACCTGAACGTCGCCCGCAACGTCGCCTTCGGGCTGACCGGCACCGACCGGGCCGAACGACGACGACGCACCGAGGAGATGCTGGAACTGGTCGGCCTCGCCGGCTACGGCGACCGCATGCCGCACGAACTCTCCGGCGGCCAGCAGCAACGTGTCGCCCTGGCCCGCGCGCTCGCCCCTCGCCCCGAACTCGTGCTCCTGGACGAGCCGTTCAACGCCCTGGACAGCGCGCTGCGGACAGAAGTGCGGTCAGACGTACGGGCCGCGTTGCGGGCGACCGGCGCCACGGCGGTCCTCGTCACCCACGACCAGCAGGAGGCCCTGTCCACCGCCGACCTCGTCGCCGTCGTACGGGACGGCCGCGTCGCCCAGTGCGACACCCCGCAAAACCTCTACCGCCGCCCCGCCGACCCCTGGATCGCCGACTTCGTCGGCGACGCCGTCCTGCTCCCCGCCACCGTCGAGGCCGACGGCACAGCGAGGACCGCCCTGGGACCCGTACCCCTCGTCGCCCCACCTGCCGACCTCCGCGCCGGCACCGTCCTGCTCCGCCCGGAACAGCTCCGCCTCACCGATGCGGACGCCAAGGGCGCGGTCAACGGAACGGTGACCGACATCTGCTACTACGGCCACGACGCCATGGTCAGCGTGACCGTCGAAGGCCACGACGCCCCGATCGCCATCCGGGTCGCTGGGCCCCTGCCGGTCGGTCCGGGGGAGGAGACGGGCGTCCGCGTCGTAGGCGAAGCCGGCCTCCACGCGTAG
- a CDS encoding cytochrome P450, with protein MTVTQARATGTRRRVPPGPSRFATFKLLNMLLRDRLALMRTAADGYGDAVRVAIGPKTLYFFNHPDYAKYVLTDNPGNYHKGIGLHQARRALGDGLLTSEGELWREQRRVIQPAFQAKRIAAQASVVAEEAARMVGRLRSRTGAGPVDITAEMTELTLGVLGRTLLDEDLSGHTSIGHDFEAVQDQAMFEVVTLGAVPQFLPLPQQLRFRAARARLQKVTEQLAAHRALRSGGDTDDVLSRLLESVHAERDPRVARRRLRDELVTLLLAGHETTASTLSWAFHLIDQNPEVVERLRDEARSVLGDRLPEFGDLQRLTYTTMVVEETMRLYPPVWMLSRIAQGPDVIAGYDIPAGADVVVCPYTLHRHPAFWEQPDRFEPDRFDRQRRAQRPRYAYIPFGAGPRFCVGNHLGMMEAVFVIAMVMRELRLVLPKGASVVPEPMLSLRVRGGLRMSVQRG; from the coding sequence GTGACCGTCACCCAGGCCCGAGCGACCGGGACACGGCGGCGGGTCCCGCCCGGACCCTCCCGATTCGCCACCTTCAAGCTGCTCAACATGCTGCTGCGCGACCGGCTCGCACTGATGCGCACGGCCGCGGACGGCTACGGCGATGCCGTGCGGGTCGCGATCGGCCCCAAGACGCTCTACTTCTTCAACCATCCCGACTACGCCAAGTACGTGCTCACCGACAACCCGGGGAACTACCACAAGGGCATCGGCCTGCACCAGGCCCGCCGGGCGCTCGGCGACGGACTGCTGACCAGCGAGGGCGAGCTCTGGCGGGAACAGCGCAGGGTGATCCAGCCCGCCTTTCAGGCCAAGCGGATCGCGGCGCAGGCCTCGGTCGTGGCCGAGGAGGCGGCGCGGATGGTCGGCCGACTTCGCTCCAGAACCGGGGCCGGGCCGGTGGACATCACCGCGGAGATGACCGAGCTGACCCTGGGAGTGCTCGGGCGCACCCTGCTCGACGAGGACCTCAGCGGTCACACCTCGATCGGCCACGACTTCGAGGCCGTTCAGGACCAGGCGATGTTCGAGGTCGTCACCCTCGGGGCGGTCCCGCAGTTCCTGCCGCTGCCCCAGCAGCTCCGTTTCCGCGCCGCCCGAGCTCGGCTGCAGAAGGTGACCGAACAGCTGGCGGCGCACCGCGCGTTGCGCTCCGGCGGAGACACGGACGACGTGCTCTCCCGGCTGCTCGAATCCGTGCACGCCGAACGGGACCCGCGGGTGGCGCGGCGCAGATTGCGCGACGAGCTGGTCACATTGCTGCTGGCCGGACACGAGACTACGGCCAGCACCCTCAGCTGGGCCTTCCATCTCATAGATCAGAATCCCGAGGTGGTCGAGCGGCTGCGCGATGAGGCCCGGAGCGTGCTCGGCGACCGGCTGCCGGAGTTCGGAGACCTGCAACGGCTGACGTACACGACGATGGTGGTCGAGGAGACCATGCGGCTCTACCCGCCGGTTTGGATGCTCTCCCGAATCGCTCAGGGTCCTGATGTCATCGCTGGATACGACATCCCGGCCGGAGCCGACGTGGTGGTGTGTCCCTACACGTTGCACCGTCATCCCGCGTTCTGGGAGCAGCCCGACCGCTTTGAGCCGGACCGCTTCGACCGGCAGCGGCGCGCGCAGCGTCCCCGCTACGCATACATTCCTTTCGGGGCCGGACCGCGCTTCTGCGTGGGAAACCACCTCGGAATGATGGAGGCGGTCTTCGTGATCGCGATGGTCATGCGCGAACTGCGTCTGGTGCTGCCGAAGGGCGCGTCCGTGGTGCCCGAGCCGATGCTCTCGCTCCGGGTGCGCGGCGGCCTGCGGATGTCCGTGCAGCGCGGCTGA
- a CDS encoding transposase, whose translation MDLGKRFLLACVRTSSTKRSGTWSLETERFGTTRSEVRRLLTWLSEREVEVVVMEATADYWRGVYYVLQPHLSLMLVNPAHLKGIRGRKSDPSDAAILARAGASGMVMASFVPERAVRELRDLTRRRTELVRAAGWEVQRLEKELEDTGMKLTSVLTMSRA comes from the coding sequence GTGGACCTGGGCAAGCGGTTCCTGCTGGCCTGCGTGCGCACGTCCAGCACGAAGCGGTCGGGGACCTGGAGTTTGGAGACGGAGCGGTTCGGGACCACGCGGTCGGAGGTCCGTCGGTTGTTGACCTGGCTGTCCGAGCGTGAGGTTGAGGTGGTGGTCATGGAGGCCACCGCCGACTACTGGCGCGGTGTCTATTACGTTCTGCAGCCCCATCTGAGCCTGATGCTGGTCAACCCCGCTCATCTCAAGGGGATTCGGGGACGCAAGAGCGACCCCAGCGACGCGGCCATCCTCGCCCGGGCCGGCGCGTCCGGGATGGTGATGGCCTCGTTCGTCCCCGAGCGTGCGGTCCGGGAACTGCGGGATCTGACCCGCAGGCGTACCGAGCTCGTGCGAGCCGCGGGCTGGGAGGTTCAGCGGCTGGAGAAGGAGCTGGAGGACACCGGCATGAAGCTCACCTCGGTGCTGACGATGTCACGGGCGTGA
- a CDS encoding DUF1702 family protein, translating to MATPLGSLRRLLLAPSLHSVSFAGREFPVTPTPATARLEAIPQSVAVGFEWGIETRGTAEVERRLAMVEPELRGFAYEGAVMAFTVRDAVRGHRTRELILGSGRPHFFLAYIGIGFAMARLPRPLWRKVLPDLGEIPFHPTMSWLAVDGYGFDRAYFDTARWVDGQHRPAPYPWDGHPGYFLRAVDQGIGRALWFIHGGRAPAVAAAVGRFTEDRRADLWSGVGLAATFAGGATATELAGLRDTAARAGYAADLAIGAVFAIKARHYAELVPEHTVTAAFELTGLVIDEAVDLADRTEVEHTGTGPVPQYELWRRNIRAHFMSAVVAPSHEE from the coding sequence ATGGCCACCCCGCTCGGTTCGTTGCGCAGGCTTCTGCTCGCCCCTTCGCTGCACTCGGTCAGCTTCGCCGGCCGGGAATTTCCGGTCACACCGACGCCGGCCACGGCGCGGCTTGAGGCGATTCCCCAGTCGGTGGCCGTCGGCTTCGAATGGGGCATCGAGACCCGCGGGACTGCGGAGGTCGAACGGCGGCTGGCGATGGTCGAACCTGAGTTGCGAGGGTTCGCGTACGAGGGGGCCGTCATGGCGTTCACCGTGCGCGACGCGGTGCGCGGGCATCGGACCAGGGAGCTGATTCTCGGATCCGGCCGCCCGCACTTCTTCCTGGCCTACATCGGCATCGGCTTCGCCATGGCACGGTTGCCTCGTCCGCTGTGGCGCAAGGTATTGCCCGATCTCGGCGAAATCCCTTTCCACCCCACGATGAGCTGGCTGGCCGTCGACGGGTACGGCTTCGACCGCGCGTACTTCGACACGGCACGGTGGGTCGACGGGCAGCACCGGCCCGCCCCGTACCCGTGGGACGGGCATCCCGGGTACTTCCTGCGGGCCGTGGACCAGGGGATCGGACGCGCGCTGTGGTTCATCCACGGCGGCCGCGCCCCCGCGGTGGCCGCGGCCGTGGGGCGCTTCACCGAGGACCGGCGGGCCGACCTTTGGAGCGGCGTCGGTCTCGCTGCGACGTTCGCGGGCGGCGCGACGGCCACGGAGCTCGCCGGGCTGCGGGACACGGCCGCCCGGGCCGGCTACGCCGCAGACCTCGCGATCGGCGCGGTATTCGCGATCAAGGCCAGGCACTACGCGGAGTTGGTGCCCGAGCACACGGTCACGGCCGCGTTCGAGCTGACCGGACTGGTCATCGACGAGGCCGTGGATCTGGCCGACCGCACCGAGGTCGAGCACACCGGCACCGGCCCCGTGCCGCAGTACGAGCTGTGGCGCCGGAACATCCGCGCGCACTTCATGAGCGCGGTCGTCGCCCCTTCCCACGAGGAGTAG
- a CDS encoding DUF1702 family protein: MANQFGRLRSRLLTPSMNETKLSTRGFHEKSPEARERLETVGASFLTGYAYAAAASSTADAEVQLETVPPQFRGFAYEGAAMGMAVRDGLPIGGNRHVEHFLRGEAAKHAYMVYVGVGWAMARIPRFRWSRMYTADPLLRWLVLDGYGFHQAYFRTDKYVRGQYQEPHFPWPGVQWSWYADRVIDQGIGRAMWFVGGTDVERITSMIDSFSEERHADLYAGAGLAATYAGGAGKAELQLLQERAGKHRQWVAQGSAFAATARLEAGLGNEHTVLATDVLCGTTPEQAMLVCQESLPDPCVDDGTPAYEVWRCRIAERLAPGAED, translated from the coding sequence ATGGCGAATCAGTTCGGCCGGCTCCGCAGCCGCCTGCTGACCCCGAGCATGAACGAGACGAAGCTGTCCACCCGCGGCTTCCACGAGAAGAGTCCCGAGGCACGAGAACGGCTCGAAACGGTCGGTGCGTCCTTCCTGACCGGCTACGCCTACGCTGCCGCGGCCTCCTCGACCGCGGATGCCGAGGTCCAACTCGAGACCGTGCCGCCACAGTTCCGGGGGTTCGCGTACGAGGGTGCCGCCATGGGGATGGCGGTGCGCGACGGGCTGCCGATCGGCGGCAACCGGCACGTGGAGCACTTCTTGCGTGGCGAGGCCGCGAAACACGCGTACATGGTCTATGTGGGAGTGGGCTGGGCCATGGCCAGGATACCGCGGTTCCGCTGGTCCCGGATGTACACCGCCGACCCGTTGCTGCGCTGGCTCGTGCTCGATGGCTACGGCTTCCACCAGGCGTACTTTCGCACCGACAAGTACGTGCGCGGACAGTATCAGGAGCCCCACTTCCCCTGGCCCGGCGTCCAGTGGTCCTGGTACGCCGACCGGGTCATCGACCAGGGGATCGGCCGTGCCATGTGGTTCGTCGGCGGGACGGACGTCGAGCGGATCACTTCAATGATCGATTCGTTCTCCGAGGAACGGCACGCGGACCTGTACGCGGGGGCCGGACTGGCCGCCACGTACGCCGGGGGCGCCGGCAAGGCAGAACTGCAGCTCCTCCAGGAGCGGGCCGGGAAGCACCGGCAATGGGTCGCCCAGGGTTCTGCGTTCGCCGCCACCGCGCGCCTCGAGGCGGGGCTGGGCAACGAGCACACCGTGCTGGCCACCGACGTGCTGTGCGGCACCACTCCCGAGCAGGCCATGCTCGTCTGCCAGGAGTCGCTGCCCGATCCCTGCGTGGACGACGGCACGCCGGCCTACGAGGTCTGGCGCTGCCGGATCGCCGAGCGGCTAGCCCCCGGTGCGGAGGACTGA
- a CDS encoding carboxymuconolactone decarboxylase family protein, which produces MPHIAIDNDEPGIRGLMTQRPDTAAPLSQLAETLLRSPMSLPRGERELIAAYASHLNSTPFCSGSHGAFAAAQLDAGHTVVDAVLANPDTAPIAPRLRALLLIAAEVCGPVRSLSADTVAAARATGADDAQIHDTVLIAAAFCMYNRYVTCLDTELPDRPGYFEEAAKWIVTQGYVSDTPDGPGPRRRG; this is translated from the coding sequence ATGCCGCACATCGCCATCGACAACGACGAGCCCGGGATCCGCGGGTTGATGACTCAGCGGCCGGACACGGCGGCCCCGCTCAGCCAGTTAGCAGAGACGCTCCTGCGCTCCCCCATGTCGCTCCCGCGCGGGGAGCGGGAGCTGATCGCCGCCTACGCGTCCCACCTCAACTCCACGCCCTTCTGCTCCGGTTCACACGGGGCCTTCGCCGCCGCCCAGCTCGACGCCGGGCACACGGTCGTCGACGCCGTGCTCGCAAATCCGGACACCGCGCCGATCGCACCGCGGCTGCGGGCACTTCTGCTGATAGCAGCCGAGGTGTGCGGGCCGGTGCGGTCCCTCTCGGCCGACACGGTCGCCGCCGCGCGGGCGACCGGCGCCGACGACGCGCAGATCCACGACACCGTCCTGATCGCCGCCGCATTCTGCATGTACAACCGCTACGTCACCTGCCTCGACACCGAACTACCGGACAGGCCGGGCTACTTCGAGGAGGCGGCAAAGTGGATCGTCACCCAGGGATATGTCTCCGATACACCTGACGGCCCCGGCCCACGCCGCCGTGGTTAG
- a CDS encoding cation:proton antiporter: MAPPPSIAAHALLVFLLQVGLLLSVALLLGRLASRFGMPAVVGELCAGVIFGPTVLGHLATGVSAWLFPRTTEQFHLLDAIGQIGVVLFVGVTGIEVDCGLVRRKGTVALRIGVAGLVIPLAAGVIAGLLAPRSLLTGSMNRETFALFVGVAMCVSALPVIAKTLSDMNLLHRNIGQLTIAAGVVDDVVGWLLLSIVSAMATAGVRGGTVASSVILLAIALLVTATVARPLVRGAFARCLRSPENGPTITTAVLIIVLSAAATQAMGFEAAFGAFLGGLLIGSAKTADLRRLAPLRAVVVSVFAPLFFATAGLRVDLTILTHTVPLLTAVIALLIAVAGKFAGAYLGALSSKLTRWEALALAGGMNARGVIQIVVATVGLRVGVLDTTTYTIVILVAITTSLMAPPILRRAMPHILLTEEEMERQQALAVFRGPQASADRGSEAA; the protein is encoded by the coding sequence GTGGCCCCACCCCCGTCGATCGCCGCACATGCGCTGCTCGTCTTCCTCCTGCAGGTCGGCCTGCTGCTCTCGGTCGCGCTACTGCTCGGCCGGCTGGCCAGCCGCTTCGGGATGCCGGCCGTCGTGGGTGAGCTGTGTGCCGGGGTGATCTTCGGACCGACGGTGCTCGGCCATCTCGCGACGGGGGTGTCCGCGTGGCTGTTTCCCCGCACTACCGAGCAGTTCCACCTCCTGGACGCGATTGGGCAGATCGGCGTGGTGCTGTTCGTCGGCGTCACCGGCATCGAAGTCGATTGCGGGCTCGTGCGGCGCAAGGGCACCGTCGCGCTGCGGATCGGTGTCGCCGGACTGGTGATCCCACTGGCCGCGGGAGTCATCGCAGGGCTGCTGGCCCCGCGCTCGCTGCTGACCGGCTCAATGAATCGGGAGACCTTCGCACTCTTCGTCGGTGTGGCGATGTGCGTGAGTGCCCTGCCGGTCATCGCGAAGACACTTTCGGACATGAATCTGCTGCACAGGAATATCGGGCAGTTGACGATCGCTGCGGGCGTGGTCGACGACGTGGTCGGATGGCTGCTTCTCTCGATCGTCTCCGCGATGGCGACGGCCGGCGTGCGTGGTGGGACGGTGGCTTCCTCGGTGATCCTTCTCGCGATTGCCCTTCTTGTGACCGCGACCGTCGCCCGCCCACTCGTCCGCGGTGCCTTCGCACGGTGCCTGAGGTCGCCCGAGAACGGGCCGACGATCACAACCGCCGTCCTGATCATCGTACTGAGCGCAGCGGCGACCCAGGCCATGGGCTTCGAGGCGGCCTTCGGCGCCTTCCTCGGCGGCCTGTTGATCGGCTCGGCGAAGACCGCGGACCTCCGCCGACTGGCGCCGTTGCGCGCGGTGGTGGTTTCGGTGTTCGCTCCCCTGTTCTTCGCCACTGCCGGGCTCCGCGTGGACTTGACCATTCTCACCCATACGGTCCCGCTGCTCACCGCGGTGATTGCGCTGTTGATCGCGGTGGCAGGCAAGTTCGCCGGCGCGTACTTGGGTGCGCTGTCCAGCAAATTGACCAGGTGGGAGGCGCTGGCCCTCGCCGGCGGGATGAACGCCCGCGGAGTCATACAGATCGTCGTGGCCACCGTCGGGCTCCGCGTCGGCGTCCTCGATACGACCACGTACACCATCGTGATCCTGGTGGCGATCACCACTTCGCTGATGGCACCGCCGATCCTGCGACGCGCTATGCCGCACATCCTGCTGACCGAGGAGGAGATGGAGCGGCAGCAGGCCCTTGCCGTGTTCCGTGGCCCGCAGGCAAGTGCCGACCGGGGTTCCGAAGCCGCCTGA
- a CDS encoding flavin reductase family protein has protein sequence MTTADRLKPRHRPLCVADLPRPDHVLSELRGVLGRFATGVTVLTAGRDTPRGMTANSFTSVSLEPPLILVCVGRTAAVHDVILTEEAFAVSVLSGHQQDVAKYFADRSRPRGPREFETVDTTPGQHTGTPVLADAQAWLECSLAAVYDGGDHSIFLGSVLDIGRKETDDPLLYFGGGFHRLSV, from the coding sequence ATGACCACCGCAGACCGGCTGAAGCCACGTCATCGCCCCCTGTGTGTGGCCGACCTGCCGCGGCCGGATCACGTCCTCAGCGAACTGCGCGGCGTGCTGGGACGCTTCGCCACTGGGGTCACCGTCCTCACCGCGGGCCGGGACACCCCCCGAGGCATGACCGCGAACTCCTTCACCTCCGTCTCGCTCGAACCACCGCTGATCCTGGTGTGCGTGGGGCGCACGGCAGCGGTCCACGACGTGATCCTGACGGAGGAGGCCTTCGCGGTCTCGGTCCTCTCAGGCCATCAGCAGGACGTGGCCAAGTACTTCGCGGACCGCAGCAGGCCACGAGGTCCACGTGAGTTCGAGACGGTCGACACCACGCCCGGACAGCACACCGGAACTCCCGTCCTGGCCGACGCGCAGGCATGGCTGGAATGCAGTCTTGCGGCGGTCTACGACGGCGGCGACCACTCGATCTTCCTGGGCTCGGTGCTCGACATCGGGCGCAAGGAGACCGACGACCCGCTGTTGTACTTCGGCGGCGGCTTCCACCGGCTCTCCGTCTGA
- a CDS encoding ABC transporter permease, with translation MAALFALLPLGYLAVRALERGPAFAWDVVSDERTLDLLGRSLGLTVVVVASCLVLGISLAWLTVRAALPGARLWSVLATLPLAVPSYVAAFAWLSAEPDLAGFGGAALALTLVSFPYVHLPVAAALRSIDPAQEEAARSLGHGPLATFLRVTLPQLRPAAAGGALLVALYVLSDFGAVSLMRYDTFTRAIHTSYRASFDRTPAAALSVVLVVMTIALVAAEARTRGRAGHARTGTGTARPFVRVALGRWRPLALLWCGTVTAVAVGFPLGTLGYWLAVGNSATWDLGGLAQTAWATFGVAAAGAGLTTLLALPVGVIAARNRGRGARLLEQAAYAGHALPGITVALALVFFAVRYAYPLYQQLPLLVCAYAVLFLPVAVAATRAAVLQAPPVLEDVARSLGRRPWQVLREVTVPLAAPGVAAGAALTFVVCMKELPATLLLRPTGMDTLATRLWTETGAGSFAAAAPYAATLILLAAIPSYLLGRHRT, from the coding sequence GTGGCCGCCCTGTTCGCTCTGCTGCCCCTCGGCTATCTCGCAGTGCGGGCCCTCGAACGTGGCCCTGCCTTCGCCTGGGACGTCGTTTCCGACGAACGCACCCTGGACCTCCTCGGGCGCAGCCTCGGCCTGACCGTCGTGGTCGTGGCGTCCTGCCTGGTGCTGGGCATCTCGCTGGCCTGGCTCACCGTGCGTGCCGCGCTGCCCGGGGCACGCTTGTGGTCCGTGCTGGCCACGCTGCCGCTGGCCGTGCCCAGCTATGTCGCCGCCTTTGCCTGGCTGTCGGCCGAACCCGACCTCGCCGGTTTCGGCGGTGCCGCGCTGGCGCTGACCCTGGTCAGCTTCCCGTATGTGCATCTGCCGGTCGCCGCCGCGCTGCGGAGCATCGACCCGGCGCAGGAGGAGGCCGCGCGCTCCCTCGGCCACGGCCCGCTCGCCACGTTCCTGCGCGTCACCCTGCCGCAGCTGCGACCCGCCGCGGCGGGCGGCGCACTCCTCGTCGCGCTGTACGTGCTCTCCGACTTCGGCGCGGTCTCGCTGATGCGGTACGACACCTTCACCCGGGCCATCCACACCTCCTACCGCGCCTCCTTCGACCGCACTCCGGCCGCCGCGCTCAGCGTGGTCCTGGTGGTGATGACCATCGCGCTGGTCGCCGCCGAGGCCCGTACGCGCGGCCGCGCCGGGCACGCCAGGACCGGAACGGGCACCGCCCGCCCGTTCGTTCGGGTCGCCCTCGGCCGGTGGCGGCCACTCGCCCTGCTGTGGTGCGGGACGGTCACAGCAGTCGCGGTCGGCTTCCCGCTGGGCACCCTCGGGTACTGGCTGGCCGTCGGCAACTCGGCCACCTGGGACCTGGGCGGGCTCGCCCAGACCGCGTGGGCCACGTTCGGGGTCGCGGCGGCGGGCGCGGGCCTCACCACACTCCTCGCCCTGCCGGTCGGGGTGATCGCCGCCCGGAACCGGGGGCGCGGCGCCCGGCTGCTGGAGCAGGCGGCCTACGCCGGACACGCCCTGCCCGGCATCACGGTCGCCCTCGCGCTGGTGTTCTTCGCCGTGCGCTACGCCTACCCGCTCTACCAGCAACTCCCGCTGCTGGTCTGCGCGTACGCGGTGCTGTTCCTGCCCGTTGCGGTGGCCGCCACCCGCGCGGCCGTGCTCCAGGCGCCGCCCGTCCTGGAGGACGTCGCCCGCTCGCTGGGGCGACGGCCGTGGCAGGTGCTGCGCGAGGTCACCGTGCCGCTGGCCGCGCCCGGCGTGGCCGCGGGCGCCGCACTGACCTTCGTGGTCTGCATGAAGGAACTGCCCGCGACCCTGCTGCTGCGCCCCACCGGCATGGACACCCTCGCCACCCGGCTCTGGACGGAGACCGGCGCCGGATCGTTCGCGGCCGCCGCCCCCTACGCCGCCACGCTGATCCTGCTGGCCGCCATCCCCTCGTACCTCCTAGGCAGGCACCGGACATGA